The Panthera leo isolate Ple1 chromosome C2, P.leo_Ple1_pat1.1, whole genome shotgun sequence genome window below encodes:
- the MLH1 gene encoding DNA mismatch repair protein Mlh1 isoform X5 — translation MNGFISNANYSVKKCIFLLFINHRLVESTSLRKAIETVYAAYLPKNTHPFLYLSRISLNASHVPAAVLVKQSLEISPQNVDVNVHPTKHEVHFLHEDSILERVQQHVESKLLGSNSSRMYFTQTLLPGLAGPSGEVVKSTVGVPPSSTSGSGDKVYAHQMVRTDSREQKLDAFMQPVSKALSGQPQAVVPEDGPEASSGRARQQDEEMLELPEPAAVAATNQGLEGDATEVTSQASEKRGPPSSPGNPRKRPRESSDVEMVEDDSRKEMTAACTPRRRIINLTSVLSLQEEINERGHETLREMLHNHSFVGCVNPQWALAQHQTKLYLLNTTKLSEELFYQILIYDFANFGVLRLSEPAPLFDLAMLALDSPESGWTEEDGPKEGLAEYIVEFLKKKAEMLADYFSLEIDEEGNLIGLPLLIDNYVPPLEGLPLFILRLATEVNWDEEKECFESLSKECAMFYSVRKQYVCEESTLSGQQSDAPGSSANPWKWTVEHVVYKAFRSHLLPPKRFTEDGNILQLANLPDLYKVFERC, via the exons atcGTCTGGTAGAGTCAACTTCCTTAAGAAAAGCCATTGAAACCGTGTATGCAGCCTATTTGCCCAAAAACACACACCCGTTCCTGTACCTCAG CAGAATCTCACTGAACGCCTCCCACGTGCCAGCCGCTGTGTTGGTGAAACAAAG TTTGGAGATCAGCCCCCAGAACGTGGATGTCAACGTGCACCCCACAAAGCACGAGGTTCACTTCCTACACGAGGACAGCATCCTGGAGCGGGTGCAACAGCACGTTGAGAGCAAGCTCCTGGGCTCCAACTCGTCCAGGATGTACTTCACCCAG ACTTTACTCCCAGGTCTTGCCGGCCCCTCCGGGGAGGTGGTTAAGTCCACAGTGGGTGTGCCCCCCTCATCCACTTCTGGAAGCGGCGACAAGGTCTATGCTCACCAGATGGTCCGCACAGATTCGCGGGAACAGAAGCTCGATGCGTTTATGCAGCCTGTGAGCAAGGCTCTGTCCGGTCAGCCTCAGGCCGTGGTCCCAGAAGATGGGCCTGAGGCTTCCAGCGGCAGGGCCAGGCAGCAGGATGAGGAAATGCTCGAACTCCCGGAGCCTGCTGCAGTGGCTGCCACAAATCAGGGCTTGGAGGGGGATGCAACAGAGGTGACTTCACAAGCGTCGGAGAAGAGAGGGCCCCCTTCCAGCCCAGGTAACCCCAG AAAGAGGCCCCGGGAAAGCTCTGATGTGGAAATGGTGGAAGATGATTCCCGGAAGGAAATGACGGCGGCTTGTACTCCCCGGAGAAGGATCATCAACCTCACCAGTGTCCTGAGCCTCCAGGAAGAAATTAATGAGCGGGGACATGAGA CTCTCCGAGAGATGCTGCACAACCACTCCTTCGTGGGCTGCGTGAATCCTCAGTGGGCCTTGGCACAGCATCAGACCAAGCTATACCTTCTCAACACCACCAAACTTAG tgaagaACTGTTCTACCAGATACTCATTTATGATTTTGCCAATTTTGGTGTTCTGAGGCTGTCG GAGCCAGCGCCGCTCTTTGACCTGGCCATGCTCGCCTTAGACAGTCCCGAGAGTGGCTGGACAGAGGAGGATGGCCCCAAAGAAGGACTTGCTGAGTACATTGTTGAGTTTCTGAAGAAGAAGGCTGAGATGCTTGCGGACTATTTCTCCTTGGAGATCGATGAG GAAGGGAACCTGATTGGATTACCCCTGCTGATCGACAACTACGTGCCCCCTTTGGAGGGCCTGCCTCTCTTCATTCTTCGACTAGCCACCGAG GTGAACTGGGATGAAGAAAAGGAATGTTTTGAAAGCCTCAGCAAAGAGTGTGCTATGTTTTACTCCGTTCGGAAGCAGTATGTATGTGAGGAGTCGACCCTCTCAGGCCAGCAG AGTGACGCGCCCGGCTCCTCAGCAAACCCCTGGAAGTGGACTGTGGAACACGTCGTCTATAAAGCCTTCCGCTCACACCTTCTGCCTCCTAAACGTTTCACGGAAGATGGAAATATCCTACAGCTTGCCAACCTGCCCGATCTATACAAAGTCTTCGAGAGATGTTAA
- the MLH1 gene encoding DNA mismatch repair protein Mlh1 isoform X6 — protein MQPICPKTHTRSCTSGHGFPSCIHSCSRISLNASHVPAAVLVKQSLEISPQNVDVNVHPTKHEVHFLHEDSILERVQQHVESKLLGSNSSRMYFTQTLLPGLAGPSGEVVKSTVGVPPSSTSGSGDKVYAHQMVRTDSREQKLDAFMQPVSKALSGQPQAVVPEDGPEASSGRARQQDEEMLELPEPAAVAATNQGLEGDATEVTSQASEKRGPPSSPGNPRKRPRESSDVEMVEDDSRKEMTAACTPRRRIINLTSVLSLQEEINERGHETLREMLHNHSFVGCVNPQWALAQHQTKLYLLNTTKLSEELFYQILIYDFANFGVLRLSEPAPLFDLAMLALDSPESGWTEEDGPKEGLAEYIVEFLKKKAEMLADYFSLEIDEEGNLIGLPLLIDNYVPPLEGLPLFILRLATEVNWDEEKECFESLSKECAMFYSVRKQYVCEESTLSGQQSDAPGSSANPWKWTVEHVVYKAFRSHLLPPKRFTEDGNILQLANLPDLYKVFERC, from the exons ATGCAGCCTATTTGCCCAAAAACACACACCCGTTCCTGTACCTCAG GGCACGGCTTTCCTTCATGTATTCACTCATGCAGCAGAATCTCACTGAACGCCTCCCACGTGCCAGCCGCTGTGTTGGTGAAACAAAG TTTGGAGATCAGCCCCCAGAACGTGGATGTCAACGTGCACCCCACAAAGCACGAGGTTCACTTCCTACACGAGGACAGCATCCTGGAGCGGGTGCAACAGCACGTTGAGAGCAAGCTCCTGGGCTCCAACTCGTCCAGGATGTACTTCACCCAG ACTTTACTCCCAGGTCTTGCCGGCCCCTCCGGGGAGGTGGTTAAGTCCACAGTGGGTGTGCCCCCCTCATCCACTTCTGGAAGCGGCGACAAGGTCTATGCTCACCAGATGGTCCGCACAGATTCGCGGGAACAGAAGCTCGATGCGTTTATGCAGCCTGTGAGCAAGGCTCTGTCCGGTCAGCCTCAGGCCGTGGTCCCAGAAGATGGGCCTGAGGCTTCCAGCGGCAGGGCCAGGCAGCAGGATGAGGAAATGCTCGAACTCCCGGAGCCTGCTGCAGTGGCTGCCACAAATCAGGGCTTGGAGGGGGATGCAACAGAGGTGACTTCACAAGCGTCGGAGAAGAGAGGGCCCCCTTCCAGCCCAGGTAACCCCAG AAAGAGGCCCCGGGAAAGCTCTGATGTGGAAATGGTGGAAGATGATTCCCGGAAGGAAATGACGGCGGCTTGTACTCCCCGGAGAAGGATCATCAACCTCACCAGTGTCCTGAGCCTCCAGGAAGAAATTAATGAGCGGGGACATGAGA CTCTCCGAGAGATGCTGCACAACCACTCCTTCGTGGGCTGCGTGAATCCTCAGTGGGCCTTGGCACAGCATCAGACCAAGCTATACCTTCTCAACACCACCAAACTTAG tgaagaACTGTTCTACCAGATACTCATTTATGATTTTGCCAATTTTGGTGTTCTGAGGCTGTCG GAGCCAGCGCCGCTCTTTGACCTGGCCATGCTCGCCTTAGACAGTCCCGAGAGTGGCTGGACAGAGGAGGATGGCCCCAAAGAAGGACTTGCTGAGTACATTGTTGAGTTTCTGAAGAAGAAGGCTGAGATGCTTGCGGACTATTTCTCCTTGGAGATCGATGAG GAAGGGAACCTGATTGGATTACCCCTGCTGATCGACAACTACGTGCCCCCTTTGGAGGGCCTGCCTCTCTTCATTCTTCGACTAGCCACCGAG GTGAACTGGGATGAAGAAAAGGAATGTTTTGAAAGCCTCAGCAAAGAGTGTGCTATGTTTTACTCCGTTCGGAAGCAGTATGTATGTGAGGAGTCGACCCTCTCAGGCCAGCAG AGTGACGCGCCCGGCTCCTCAGCAAACCCCTGGAAGTGGACTGTGGAACACGTCGTCTATAAAGCCTTCCGCTCACACCTTCTGCCTCCTAAACGTTTCACGGAAGATGGAAATATCCTACAGCTTGCCAACCTGCCCGATCTATACAAAGTCTTCGAGAGATGTTAA